The following are encoded in a window of Halorarum salinum genomic DNA:
- a CDS encoding segregation and condensation protein A: MIESPGEVLSGVEADGKSPGSDEDAVEPVELLVQLAEDGEIDPWDIDVVEVTDAFLDKLDSADIRTGGRALFYASVLLRMKSDVLLETDEEEEPEEIEPWEQAFERGPVEGEPGDGQFAGFDPVDALEEEMDRRIERKSTRGSPETLDELVRELRDAERGSWWKESREYDTSESPRGFSRGTQTLEYHGGDDLRREGEPGEGEVTGATHEEDIEAIIEEVRGRLRPHYDRGRTEVLFRELRGGDAAETPVMTYLALLFLAHRGALTLRQDDLFGDLWVREAGAPTVGDEATAD, from the coding sequence ATGATTGAGTCCCCCGGCGAGGTGCTGTCCGGAGTCGAGGCGGACGGGAAGTCGCCGGGCTCGGACGAGGACGCCGTCGAGCCGGTCGAACTGCTGGTCCAACTCGCCGAGGACGGCGAGATCGACCCGTGGGACATCGACGTCGTCGAGGTGACCGACGCCTTCCTCGACAAGCTCGACTCGGCGGACATCCGCACCGGCGGGCGCGCGCTGTTTTACGCCTCCGTGCTCCTCCGGATGAAGTCGGACGTGCTGCTCGAGACGGACGAGGAGGAGGAACCCGAGGAGATCGAGCCGTGGGAGCAGGCGTTCGAGCGCGGCCCGGTCGAGGGCGAACCGGGCGACGGCCAGTTCGCCGGGTTCGACCCGGTCGACGCGCTCGAGGAGGAGATGGACCGGCGGATCGAGCGCAAGTCCACCCGCGGGTCGCCGGAGACGCTGGACGAACTCGTCCGGGAACTGCGCGACGCCGAGCGCGGTTCCTGGTGGAAGGAGTCGCGCGAGTACGACACCAGCGAGTCGCCCCGCGGCTTCTCCCGGGGGACCCAGACGCTGGAGTACCACGGCGGCGACGACCTCCGTCGGGAGGGCGAACCCGGGGAGGGCGAGGTTACCGGCGCGACCCACGAGGAGGACATCGAGGCGATCATCGAGGAGGTTCGGGGGCGCCTGCGCCCGCACTACGACCGCGGGCGGACGGAGGTGCTGTTCCGGGAACTCCGGGGCGGCGACGCCGCGGAGACGCCCGTCATGACGTACCTCGCGCTGCTGTTCCTCGCACACCGCGGGGCGCTCACGCTCCGGCAGGACGACCTGTTCGGCGACCTCTGGGTGCGCGAGGCCGGCGCGCCGACGGTCGGCGACGAGGCGACGGCGGACTGA
- the mtnP gene encoding S-methyl-5'-thioadenosine phosphorylase — protein sequence MTIGFIGGSGIYEALPLENTRTEKVTTPFGDPSAPLEIGEFGDTGREVVFLPRHGPDHQRSPTDLPYGANVYALKEAGVEYVLASNAVGSLREELPPRTLVVPDQIYDRTKRRDLSYFGDGVVVHQPFTRPYSPKLVSHLAESARAATDADVAEGGTYVCIEGPQYSTRAESEFYRDQGWEVVGMTAIPEAKLAREAEMAYATLAGVTDYDVWKADSEVTLQEVLENAAENEEAIKETVEHAIRTFPEDLVCEAHGSLEGTINTPPEAIPAETREKLEPFIGSYLDD from the coding sequence ATGACCATCGGCTTCATCGGCGGCAGCGGCATCTACGAGGCCCTCCCGCTGGAGAACACGCGCACGGAGAAGGTCACGACGCCATTCGGCGACCCCTCGGCACCGCTCGAGATCGGCGAGTTCGGCGACACGGGCAGGGAGGTCGTCTTCCTCCCCCGACACGGCCCGGACCACCAGCGCTCGCCGACGGACCTGCCGTACGGGGCGAACGTCTACGCGCTGAAGGAGGCGGGCGTGGAGTACGTCCTCGCCAGCAACGCCGTCGGATCGCTCCGGGAGGAACTCCCGCCCCGGACGCTCGTCGTCCCCGACCAGATCTACGACCGGACGAAGCGCCGGGACCTCTCGTACTTCGGGGACGGCGTCGTCGTCCACCAGCCGTTCACGCGGCCGTACTCGCCGAAGCTCGTCTCCCACCTCGCGGAGTCGGCCCGGGCCGCGACGGACGCCGACGTCGCCGAGGGCGGCACCTACGTCTGCATCGAGGGTCCGCAGTACTCGACGCGGGCCGAGTCGGAGTTCTACCGCGACCAGGGGTGGGAGGTCGTCGGCATGACCGCGATCCCCGAGGCCAAACTCGCCCGCGAGGCGGAGATGGCCTACGCGACGCTCGCGGGCGTGACCGACTACGACGTCTGGAAGGCGGACAGCGAGGTCACGCTGCAGGAGGTTCTCGAGAACGCGGCGGAGAACGAGGAGGCGATCAAGGAGACCGTCGAGCACGCGATCCGAACCTTCCCCGAGGACCTCGTGTGCGAGGCCCACGGGTCGCTGGAGGGAACAATCAACACGCCCCCCGAGGCGATTCCGGCGGAGACGCGGGAGAAACTGGAGCCGTTCATCGGGTCGTACCTCGACGACTGA
- a CDS encoding sensor histidine kinase, whose product MEPRVHYKTSEDGRRPLRRQSGETSRTEDTIRTVRPSRTLIHVLVQNRGMHDSSPSGDGTILDVFARSRNEPLTTSEVATMAGCSPRTTRETLEALVDQGRLLTKEVGPDEEVWWSPDHDREHDGNTGILGSAGGAAKQLQEISTRLIGEDDIDALYEEFLEATITIMDADFGSLQKFDSDRNELRLLAHEGFDPDAAEFWKWVDPESSSTCSVALETDQRVVVSDVETCEFMADTGDLEMYLRNDIRAVQTTPLISRSGTTVGMISTHWRTPHEPSEDTLHLLDLLARQAADLIERTQAEQALRERERRLKESNERLEQFAYAASHDLQEPLRMVSSYLQLIERRYADEFDDDGREFLEFAIDGADRMRHMIDGLLKYSRVETEGNPFEPTDLDAVLMEARKDLQLRIEETDARITAESLPRVSGDRQQLRQVFQNLLDNAIEYSGGEPPRVEIWAERGDAEWTISVRDEGIGIDPEYTDRIFEMFRNLHEPDEHSGAGIGLALCERILERHGGRIRVESTPGQGSTFSFTLPEASDDEK is encoded by the coding sequence GTGGAGCCGCGTGTTCACTATAAGACGTCCGAGGACGGTCGTCGTCCCCTCAGACGTCAGTCCGGAGAGACCTCACGGACGGAAGATACCATCCGAACGGTTCGACCGTCGCGAACTCTTATACACGTCCTCGTGCAAAACCGCGGCATGCATGATTCCAGCCCTTCAGGGGATGGAACGATTCTCGACGTCTTCGCACGGTCACGAAACGAACCACTGACGACGTCCGAAGTCGCTACCATGGCTGGATGCTCCCCCCGGACCACCCGTGAGACGCTCGAAGCACTCGTGGACCAGGGTCGACTCCTGACGAAGGAGGTCGGACCGGACGAGGAAGTTTGGTGGTCACCCGATCACGACCGCGAGCACGACGGAAACACAGGGATTCTCGGGAGCGCCGGTGGCGCCGCCAAACAGTTACAGGAGATCAGCACCCGACTGATCGGGGAGGACGACATCGATGCACTCTACGAGGAGTTCCTCGAGGCCACGATCACGATCATGGACGCCGACTTCGGAAGCTTGCAGAAGTTCGATTCGGACCGAAACGAACTTCGTCTGCTGGCTCACGAGGGGTTCGATCCGGACGCCGCGGAGTTCTGGAAGTGGGTGGACCCGGAGTCGAGTAGCACCTGTAGCGTCGCCCTGGAGACCGACCAGCGGGTGGTCGTATCGGACGTCGAGACGTGTGAGTTCATGGCCGACACCGGGGACCTGGAGATGTATCTCCGGAACGACATTCGTGCGGTACAGACGACGCCGCTGATCTCCCGAAGCGGTACCACGGTCGGGATGATCTCGACGCACTGGCGAACGCCCCACGAACCGTCCGAGGATACGCTCCACCTTCTGGACCTGCTGGCACGGCAGGCCGCCGATCTGATCGAGCGCACCCAGGCCGAGCAAGCGCTGCGCGAGCGGGAACGGAGGCTCAAGGAATCCAACGAACGGCTCGAGCAGTTCGCGTACGCCGCCTCACACGACCTGCAGGAACCCCTGCGGATGGTCTCGAGCTACCTCCAGTTGATCGAACGCCGCTACGCGGACGAGTTCGACGATGACGGGAGGGAGTTCCTCGAGTTCGCGATCGACGGGGCCGATCGAATGCGCCACATGATCGACGGGTTACTCAAATACTCACGCGTCGAGACGGAGGGGAATCCGTTCGAGCCGACCGACCTCGATGCCGTTCTCATGGAGGCCCGGAAGGATCTCCAGCTACGAATCGAGGAGACCGATGCCCGGATCACCGCCGAGTCACTGCCACGCGTCAGCGGTGACAGACAGCAGCTCCGCCAGGTGTTTCAGAACCTGCTGGACAACGCGATCGAATACAGTGGCGGCGAACCACCCCGGGTGGAGATCTGGGCCGAACGAGGGGATGCGGAGTGGACGATCTCGGTCCGTGACGAGGGCATCGGCATCGACCCGGAGTACACCGACCGCATCTTCGAGATGTTTCGGAACCTCCACGAACCCGACGAGCATTCGGGAGCGGGAATCGGGCTGGCACTCTGTGAGCGGATCCTCGAGCGCCACGGCGGGCGTATCCGGGTGGAGTCCACGCCGGGCCAGGGCTCGACGTTCTCGTTTACGCTCCCGGAAGCGAGTGACGACGAGAAGTAG